A stretch of bacterium DNA encodes these proteins:
- a CDS encoding HD domain-containing protein, translated as MSTQDARGPVPAAKLSDEPLRLLRATELAWAWHGHQTRKGRVTSCMSHLLQVQGLVIGAGGGPDAAVAALLHDALEDAESPAERAARERAIEGEFGANVLRIVLDLTDTTPDEAGASKGPWRVRKERYLEQLRGAGLTSRLVAACDKRQNLGDLVTDLRVEGPATLERFNAGAAEQVWYFRSMETICRPAIPAELASDMASLLAELEQLVAPQPSGNR; from the coding sequence GCGGGCGACCGAGCTGGCCTGGGCCTGGCACGGCCACCAGACCCGCAAGGGGCGAGTGACCTCCTGCATGAGCCATCTGCTCCAGGTCCAGGGACTCGTGATCGGCGCCGGCGGTGGACCGGACGCGGCGGTTGCGGCGCTGCTCCACGATGCCCTCGAGGACGCGGAGAGCCCGGCGGAGCGCGCGGCGCGGGAACGCGCGATCGAGGGGGAGTTCGGGGCGAACGTGCTCCGGATCGTCCTCGACCTGACGGACACGACCCCGGACGAAGCCGGGGCGAGCAAGGGCCCCTGGAGGGTGCGCAAGGAGCGATACCTGGAGCAGCTCCGCGGAGCGGGCCTGACGAGCCGCCTCGTCGCGGCCTGCGACAAGCGCCAGAACCTGGGGGATCTCGTGACGGACCTGCGTGTCGAAGGCCCGGCGACCCTCGAACGATTCAACGCCGGCGCCGCGGAGCAGGTCTGGTATTTCAGATCCATGGAGACGATATGTCGGCCCGCCATCCCCGCGGAGCTCGCGAGCGACATGGCGTCGCTCCTCGCCGAGCTCGAGCAGCTGGTCGCCCCGCAGCCGTCCGGGAACCGGTAG